The following are encoded together in the Adhaeribacter arboris genome:
- a CDS encoding riboflavin synthase — protein sequence MFTGIIETLGQVKSIREENTNKHFTLEAAITPELKVDQSVSHNGVCLTVVNITDQEYTVTAIAETLQKTNLNRLEPGDLVNLERCMPANGRFDGHVVQGHVDQVGTCLSVIDQNGSWLYTFTYDSSLGNITVEKGSICVNGISLTVVNSQESQFSVAIIPYTYEHTNLKKVKPGDTVNLEFDIIGKYVAKLLSK from the coding sequence GTGTTTACCGGCATCATCGAAACCCTCGGACAAGTAAAAAGTATCCGGGAAGAAAATACAAACAAGCATTTTACCCTGGAAGCGGCCATAACGCCAGAGTTAAAGGTAGATCAAAGTGTGTCGCACAATGGGGTTTGCCTAACGGTAGTAAACATTACTGACCAGGAATATACCGTAACGGCAATTGCCGAGACCTTGCAAAAGACTAATTTAAATCGTTTAGAACCGGGCGACCTAGTAAACCTGGAGCGGTGTATGCCTGCTAATGGCAGGTTTGATGGCCACGTGGTGCAAGGGCACGTTGATCAAGTAGGAACTTGCTTGAGCGTTATAGATCAGAACGGCAGTTGGTTATATACTTTTACTTACGATTCTAGTTTAGGTAATATTACCGTGGAAAAAGGCTCCATTTGCGTGAATGGCATTAGTTTAACGGTGGTAAATTCTCAGGAAAGTCAATTTTCGGTCGCCATTATTCCGTATACTTACGAGCATACCAATTTAAAGAAGGTGAAACCCGGCGATACCGTAAACCTGGAGTTTGATATTATCGGCAAGTACGTAGCGAAATTGTTGAGCAAGTAA
- the mgtE gene encoding magnesium transporter encodes MDEVTPVQEFNSLHPNDLAEILAAKTGKEKVLSFLLLPPQLKTETFSYLNINDQEEIIKSLGSTQVAEILNKMAPDDRTKLFVDIPDELIKGAINLLSEEERKIAVNLLGYPENSIGRIMTPNYVQAKKDWTIAKTLQHIKTHGKKAETLNFIYVVNEQNKLLDDIQIGKLLLAEENATMEQLMDNSFISLRSLLDKEEAIKEFEKYDRSALPVVTDAGILVGIVTVDDILDVIERRDTEDIQKFGGLEALEIAYTETPILTLFRKRAGWLIVLFLSEMLTATAMGYFEDEIAKAVILALFVPLIISSGGNSGSQAATLIIRAMALREITLKDWWYVMRREFLSGFLLGSTLGILGFIRIFLWQETGIYDYGDHWQALGLTVGFSLLGIVMWGTFSGAMIPFLLRTFKLDPATSSAPFVATLVDVTGLVIYFTVASIILSGKLL; translated from the coding sequence ATGGATGAAGTAACGCCAGTCCAAGAATTTAATTCCTTACACCCAAACGACTTAGCCGAAATACTCGCGGCTAAAACAGGTAAAGAAAAAGTTTTATCTTTTCTGCTCTTGCCCCCTCAACTAAAAACCGAAACTTTTTCTTACTTAAATATTAACGACCAGGAAGAAATAATTAAAAGTTTAGGTAGTACCCAAGTAGCGGAAATCTTAAATAAAATGGCTCCCGACGACCGTACCAAGTTGTTCGTGGATATTCCGGATGAATTAATAAAAGGCGCTATTAATTTATTAAGCGAAGAAGAAAGGAAAATAGCCGTTAATCTTTTAGGTTACCCCGAAAATAGTATTGGCCGGATAATGACGCCGAATTACGTGCAGGCAAAAAAAGACTGGACGATTGCCAAAACCCTGCAACACATTAAAACGCACGGTAAAAAAGCCGAAACTCTGAATTTTATTTACGTAGTAAACGAACAAAACAAGCTTTTAGATGATATTCAAATCGGCAAGTTGCTGCTGGCAGAAGAAAATGCAACCATGGAACAATTAATGGATAATAGCTTTATTTCTTTACGAAGCTTGTTAGATAAAGAAGAAGCCATTAAGGAGTTCGAAAAATACGATCGGAGCGCCTTGCCGGTTGTTACCGATGCCGGCATACTGGTAGGTATTGTAACCGTTGATGATATACTGGATGTTATTGAAAGAAGAGATACCGAAGATATTCAAAAATTTGGGGGATTAGAAGCATTAGAGATAGCGTACACCGAAACGCCGATCCTTACTCTATTCCGGAAAAGGGCTGGCTGGCTGATAGTTTTATTTCTGAGTGAAATGCTCACGGCTACGGCCATGGGCTATTTTGAAGATGAAATTGCAAAGGCCGTTATACTAGCTCTTTTTGTGCCCTTAATTATTTCCAGCGGCGGAAATTCCGGCTCTCAGGCCGCTACTTTAATTATACGGGCCATGGCTTTGCGCGAAATAACCTTAAAAGATTGGTGGTACGTCATGCGGCGAGAATTTCTTTCGGGTTTTCTATTGGGTAGTACCTTAGGAATCTTAGGCTTTATCCGGATATTTCTGTGGCAGGAAACCGGTATCTACGATTACGGCGATCATTGGCAGGCTCTGGGATTAACCGTTGGATTTTCTTTATTAGGTATTGTCATGTGGGGTACCTTTTCCGGCGCTATGATTCCGTTTCTTTTACGGACCTTTAAATTAGATCCGGCTACTTCTTCGGCGCCGTTTGTGGCTACTTTAGTGGATGTAACCGGTTTGGTAATTTACTTCACGGTCGCCAGTATAATTTTATCCGGCAAGTTACTGTAG
- a CDS encoding sugar transferase, whose amino-acid sequence MRKIKKITFVLTDFLAAFLAWVTFYILRKIILEEGIIDLTYKLVGNAAIIASFWTLLYALTGRYRDIFRKSRVKEVLNLAQISFFGGIIIFFVLLLDDEGISNYQAYYKIISTYLFVHFFISAIAKVLAIMHNQNLVKRRKIYFNTLIIGSNTNAREVYKELEKNNRHLGLQIKGFVHVFDSFGHFYEDELCNLGPYREISDLIKQHQVEEVIIAIEPSEHEKITEILSLLEGENVRISILPDVYQILLGSVKVNHLFGTPLIEVKQDLMPVWQEISKRAVDIGISLFFMLFFFWVYGIIALLVRLSSTGPIIYRQERIGKSGRPFYIYKFRSMFADAETNGPALSSDADPRVTPWGRFMRKVRLDELPQFYNVLVGEMSLVGPRPERQYFIDQIVKAAPQYKHLLRVRPGITSLGLVKFGYAQNVDEMIKRLKYDILYIENMSLAMDFRVLLYTIKVIVEGRGK is encoded by the coding sequence GTGCGTAAAATAAAAAAGATAACCTTTGTTCTCACCGATTTTCTGGCGGCCTTCCTGGCTTGGGTTACGTTTTACATTCTTCGTAAAATTATTCTTGAGGAAGGAATTATTGACCTGACCTATAAACTAGTTGGCAATGCGGCCATAATAGCTTCTTTCTGGACTTTGCTCTACGCTTTAACGGGCCGGTACCGGGATATTTTCCGGAAATCGCGGGTAAAAGAAGTCTTAAACCTGGCTCAGATTTCTTTTTTCGGGGGTATTATTATTTTCTTCGTTTTGCTGCTCGACGATGAAGGTATTTCTAATTACCAGGCCTATTACAAGATTATCTCTACCTACCTGTTCGTTCATTTCTTTATTTCGGCCATTGCCAAAGTTTTGGCCATTATGCATAACCAGAACCTGGTTAAAAGAAGGAAGATTTATTTTAATACTTTAATTATTGGATCTAACACCAATGCGCGCGAAGTATACAAAGAGTTAGAAAAAAATAACCGGCATTTAGGTTTGCAAATTAAAGGGTTCGTGCACGTATTTGATTCATTCGGTCATTTTTACGAAGACGAATTGTGTAATTTAGGCCCTTACCGCGAGATTTCCGACTTGATAAAGCAACACCAGGTAGAAGAAGTAATTATTGCCATTGAACCCTCGGAGCACGAAAAAATAACCGAAATTTTAAGTTTACTGGAAGGCGAAAACGTACGCATCAGCATTTTGCCGGACGTGTACCAGATTTTATTGGGTTCGGTTAAAGTCAATCATTTATTCGGAACGCCACTCATTGAAGTTAAACAAGATTTAATGCCGGTTTGGCAGGAAATCTCCAAGCGGGCGGTAGATATTGGTATTTCGTTGTTTTTTATGTTGTTCTTTTTTTGGGTATACGGCATAATTGCGTTGCTGGTAAGATTATCTTCAACGGGGCCCATTATTTACCGTCAGGAACGAATAGGTAAGAGCGGCAGGCCGTTCTACATCTATAAATTCCGGAGTATGTTCGCGGATGCCGAAACCAACGGGCCGGCCTTATCTTCCGATGCGGATCCGCGGGTGACACCTTGGGGAAGATTTATGCGCAAAGTACGGCTGGATGAGTTACCCCAGTTTTACAATGTGCTGGTCGGCGAAATGTCGTTAGTGGGGCCGCGGCCGGAGCGGCAGTATTTTATTGATCAGATTGTGAAAGCCGCTCCGCAGTACAAACACTTGCTCCGGGTCCGTCCGGGTATTACTTCGCTGGGCCTGGTAAAATTTGGTTACGCCCAAAACGTAGACGAAATGATAAAGCGCCTGAAATATGACATTCTCTACATCGAAAACATGTCGCTGGCCATGGATTTCCGGGTACTCTTATATACCATTAAAGTAATTGTAGAAGGCCGGGGTAAGTAA